The Vigna angularis cultivar LongXiaoDou No.4 chromosome 9, ASM1680809v1, whole genome shotgun sequence DNA window ttaaagagctggttaaaatttcaaaatggaTGAAACAAAGAAGATTAAGACTATAACGGATCCAACAACTAACGTGGGCTAGATAAAAGCTCAACAAAACTAGACAATATCCTATATCGAAAAAAATGATAAGATCACTTTTGTATCTCACCGTGtttaaatttgacatttttttagaatatgttacttattttattttatttatatttttgcctAGAGGCAAAAggatttttaccttttattaattagatgtaaaaaattaaaataggggTGTATAAAAGAAAAGCATGCAAATTAAATagtatgaaaaattaatataaagatattatgtaaatcttttaaaatatttaattgttgttattttaacaattagttaaatgaaaataggagatatataatttgatgagtttaaagattaaaagaaatattattattagagaaAATCATTGTTAGGTATTGTTAGATGATTTAAAAGATATTGTGAGATATTGCTAATTAAAAGATATCTTAAGATATTATTGGATgtaattagatattattattagataataataataataatgataataataatatatcattgATAAACTCattataattagaataaaatatattattgtaagtgagaaatattagagatagagtgggttatttataaataataacatatagaGAGAGGGGTAGTTTTTTACGTGTTTAGAAATCCTATAAAACTCTAAATCAAATAGAGAAAACAGAGGAAGAGAAGAGATTGACGTTttgggagaagaagagagaaagcaACATAAACTCTTAGTGCAAAGGAAGATTGGTGGTGTTTTGAGGTTGTAGATAAAGCTCTAGTTTTGGCCAAGGTAGGGGAAGGCTTACCTTTGTTTGCCTATTGTTGTATGTCATATGTGTTCttgattattttgattaataatatttttgttgatgcatgtatatattaatattattatgattatctgttattattgtttggaAAGTGTTTGTATATGCATGGGGAtagggtttatgtaatatttgtgttgggttttgcctatgaatgtatgtatggcttgttgggttatcccaatAGAGGGTATGATGCTAagggagaacaaagttatgataCTTGGgggtttccatgcaaatatatgttataagtgttgggttattgggATCCTTATGTGGAGAATAGGCTAAATAATAtggaccattatgtctcactttGTTTTAGTGGAGGTGATTCAGATTAGTAGGGTACATTAGAGTCATTTAAAGAGAGGAAAAAGTCAactgagagagaaaggaagaaatataatattggtgcattttaaaattaaagagaCATTTTTAGAATGACTAAAATAGAACTATAATAGTTATTAAATGgaagtttaattaaaaagataattatattttgaaaataaaaatatgataatgaGGTAGTATTGATGATTCTTATCATATATATTTGTCATGTTCTTTTTCTCATATTTACTTCTATTATCTCcattgatatttatataattataattttttattatatatatatatatatatatatatataattttgatattgaattcttgatagtatttttgttttcgttgttctgaattttacattttgtaacgaataaaagtttaatacccattaataaaaataaaaatgaacttttacttcaaaaataaaattaaataatcaatctCGCAACCGTAATGTTAGTACCCCCGTTCAAGGATTGAAGGCTATCTAGAGAGCAACGAGTCCATTCTTAAAGGGCTGGCAGGTAGTAAAATTTTCTCAGTCTTGGGCaaaaaattcaactaaaataaaatataagtaataacCCTCGAAAGCCTGAGAATTGAGCATTCTGCATCTGCACAAGGGAAATCGTTCAGGACAATGCAGTATTAGTCTACCATTCTGCAATTGCTACTAAGGAATTCTGCAGTACTTGGTAGAAGGTGCATTGAATGACAATTTTTCATATGACAAGTTCCTTTTCACATTTGTTAATGCTCAATACTGGTTTGAATTAAAGATTGTGTACAATTGTCACAGTAAAATGCATTCAATGCCGCCTATGATGCAAGGACATTAAATTCAATTAGCTGAGTAAACATAGTTtattccaatatatatatacaactCAATTTGGAGACATCATTTATTTTGGTCTTTACTATCCTGTTTTTGAACCTTCTCTACtaagttttgaaattaaatacaCTGTTAAAAATTGTAAAACCGGACAAGTTGCTTAATTTTGAGTTTACCTACCTAAGATATTCACATTTTTGGATaaccttttaaataattataaaaacggTCAAATTAAAATGTAACAATGAGTTAGTTGTCTTTTCAATTCTAAGCCCATgtctaaaatatatgaaactctATTTTTAACACATCTCAACTCCTATGTTAAAAACCTTAAAGTTTACACAACCCATAATAAGTAAACTGCTTTATCTACCACCCAACCAAAGCCATCCCCATAAAAGACAAATTACCAAATACTAAAATACACTTTGTGAGTAAATAGTAAAACCTTAGTCTCAGGACAGAAGATCCATATAGATGCATAAAAGGTAAAAGAGGGTAGAAAGAGAACCAATTTAAAAACCAAAGAAAGCAGAATTGACATCACTCTTGGAACATTATAAAGCAATGAAAGAGGCTTCACTACCTAATACTAACCCTCTGAACACGTTATCAGACACTGCCTGTGACCTCTTCCAGCTTCTTGCTTTGGAACTCTGGTCACCCTCTTGGTCCATACGTTGATTATAATAGAAACTATACAAAGTAACCAAACCAAACACCCTCTTACAATACATGGTCCTGTCAATATCCACCACCCACAGAATTTTCCTTTCCATTTGCGTGTACATGTCTCAAGGACTTTCCTTCAACCAATCAAACCCCTCACAAAATCAGAAACCTCAAATCATAAACCATAGATTGCTCCTTCACAATGTGATGATGCCTCTAGATTCCAACATACACAACAACCACGTGTCTCAGAGACAATACAATCAATGGTCTCACACACGATCTAATGGGGGCAACAAACAGTAATTTGGTATGCTATATAAGCAAACTTAATCTGCTTTCCTTCTATACCAAGCCATATACTAACACCACCagtttttttatcctttttacaTCACATTAGTACCACTACTAGTTAATACCTGTGGAACAGGCTTTAAAGAGTTCAGAAACATAAATGAGACCCTCtaaaaattaaccaaaaaaaGGTAGAAAAAGTAAACATCACATGCAAAATATTAATGAAAGGTCCTAAAATCTATTTAATGGCCGTCTTAAATGGTGCTGCTTTTGCGGACAACATAGCGATAAGCAGCAACCTTTTTCCTCCTTGAGGCAGTGTTATCAACTGAGAGTACCATCTTTCCAGATTCTTTTGATGTGAATGAGTTGTGGATTGCTTCTTCCGAGGCTCCCATCTTCCTTGGCTTTTCAACTGCTATGGTGTAGCTTCCTTCAGCATTTGGCACAAATTCAGCACTGTATTCCAAGTCCCACCCTCCCACTACAATGTCCCATGTGATTGTTGCACCAGCCTAATTCAACCAACAATAACTAAATTACCAACTACTCTTCCATTGGCAACAAAACCATTAAgccaaaatttaatatatagaaaatccaaaaacaaagattattttatctaaaaagGAACCAATTTATTTGCATGACAGTAAGACTAATCATAATCTGCAGAGAAGAGTGTGTTAGACACATTGTTGAGTTTAATTTGTATGCCCTTTTCAAGAAATCAGAAATGAGAGTAGAATGAAAGATAGTTATTATGCAAGccaataaattttcatatttaaacaGTGATTATTGAGTGCGTGTAAAATGTAAACTTGttcagaaataaataaataattgttcaaacaaggaaaaacaacttattgtttctttaaaaaaaagttgatggAAACATGCACCAAAGCAGTGGGTGAATCATCACCTCAATTCCTTCAATCTGTATGTTCACTTTCTCTCCTCCTTTGATTGTGAACTCAGATGCAGGTTTTGGGGGACCATTCGGCAAATCACTGGGCCGTTTCAGTCCTCCATACTGAACAGGAATATCCTCAGGCCTAATAAATCTGAACACAAGAAAGCAACTCCCTTCAGAAAGCAAACCCAAAATGGAAATAGAAGGAAAGTTGGAATTATATTCGTTACCACAAAATGAAACCGAAGAAGACAACTTAAGTAATGATAATGTTTATGAACAAAATCTATGAATAGTAGAAATTAGAAAGCAGACAAGATCTCAGAagcatttttaaatattaatatagatttaaaatatGAGTGGAGCCAAAATGCTTTAGAGCAGTAGGGTTTTGGATTGCAGAAGATTTAAACAGGGGAAAAAAGACAGAAAAGTAATTCATACATATGGAACCAATAAACTCACTTGTAAAGTGTCTCGGCAGCATTTCCTTCCTTAGAGATCACAAACTTGCTCTTGGTTCTCTGAGTCAGAAACGGACTGAACATTGAATACAACATGCTGAAGTACCATGGCACGTTGATGAAAATCTGAATCCCCAAAAGCCAAACCAaggaatgagaaaaaaatatatttatcaaaaaaagGTGAAAATGTGTCACAGTTACATAAATGCCATGGCATTAATTGAGAGAAACCAAAACGACAAACTTCAACAAGTTCcaaatttgaagaaaacaacaaaaactacATATACCTTGCGAGCCACCATTTCCGGGTAGTTGTCTTGGAACAAGGAGAGGATCTGGTTGGAAGCCACCCTCAGCTCTCTCTTCGGCATGTCCTTGAGGTCTGTGACCTGGATGAGAGAATTGACTCCACCAGGCTTGAAATGAAGAACCTTGATGCCTCTCTCGAGGACTTGAACCCTCCACCTGAGGAACTTTTTCAGCTTCTCCTCATCACCAAATACCCTCTCATACATTTCCTTGTCCTTAAACATCCCATAAGCATTGTAGCACACAGGGTGCCCCTCTTTGTCATACCCTTGCATATACGCTATCACTCCTTCAAGCTCCTTGAACCCCAAATCCTCTTCCAAAATGGTGTCAGCACCAAACTCCTTCCTCCAAGCAAGACACTTTACAAGCATGTGTAGGGCATCACCAACCCTGAAGTCCCTTGCTCTAAGAAACTTCAGCAGAATAACATCAGCTTTGTCATCCCCTCCAAGGAGGGGAATGCCCCACATGGAGGCATCAGAGGGAGAGTCTTCAAAGGAAGCTTTGAGCTTCTCCTTCAGCTCCTGAAGGGCTTTCTTCTCTGAGGACCTGAGGAGGGAGACGAAGTAGTTGTCTTCTTTGAAGGAAGGATTAGTGGAGGCTCCTCCCATTAGGGTGGCCACAAAGCCCTTCTTGTAAGGCTTGGGGGAAGCTTCTGGAAGGTCCTGGAAGCTTGTCTTTTGGCTTTGGAGGGACAAAGGAGATGAAGCGGTGTCCATCATCAAAAAGGGATTTTGAGAGAGACCCAGATGGAATCAATGCATGAAATGGGAAATGCAGGATAATGGGATGGTGATTCTACCCAAAAGCACTGAACTTTCTCTCTCTGTGTGCTTGAGTGAAGTATGTGGATTATGGttggagaaaaaggaagaaggaggaggaaaatGACAAGGAAATGAGGGAGAAGGGAAGAGAACAAGAGAGTTTTGAGGCCAGATTTGAGTGTAGTGTTGAGTGTGTTTGTGactttgtgttgtgttgtgtttgaaTGAGTGTGGGAGATAAGAGTGCTTTGAAGAAGAAACGAATTTGAATGTGGTGATGAGGGAGTAAATGGAGACAGGGATCGTGGCAGAGAGTGAGGGCACGCGCTTTTCTTTGGCGAGTGGGGAATGCTTGAGTTATGTTGCTGAACAGTTCAGAGTTCAAAAGAGAAATCTGGGAGTTTATAATCTTGGATTATCTTGCTTTAATTGTTTGCATCTTTAATTTAGTAAGGTAATTAGATCATTTCTGAGTTTATACATATTatgaatcttattttattttatgtaaactTTTACAGTATAATATAATGGTCAGAAGGtgtataaatgattttttaatgatatggattttaaaaaaatttaattagaatataAAGACTATATGTATccagtttaattttttttttcaatttaaaaataagaaattgagcCAAACTCGTTAAGTTCGAAAGATTTTATAAGATGATAGATCagacttttttttctcttcgaGTAAATGATATATaggattttaataatttaaatttcgagatttaatttttatttagagtGAAGACTGATATCCTGAGGACGAGGTAATTTAATCAATTCCATTGATAATTAtgttattagaaaattaaatttaaggtttttaaataaaaactattaacaaataaaaaagagactggattagattaaaaaattaaggaaaaataCAAGTGGTATAAATTAAAGAACTATATGCCCAACAATTCAAAAGAATTTTGAGGAAggaatcaatttatttttagtatagaATAGACAGGCCTTTAATAAATGAGATAATTAAGAATGTCCATAAAAACCACTAATCCAGTCTGTTAAAGAATTAGCAATAAAATTAAGTCTTCTAAAATAGATTAAACCAAACACATCATTCAGACTAAATTTGTAGTGAAATTATACCATTTAATAAGTTGTCCTGGAATATACATCGCTGGTAAATTTAATAGGTAATTTTCTAACCGCGTTTCGATCTAAATAAACCTTTTAAgcgttaaaaatcaaataaaaatatttttaaatatatattttgttagcAAAATGTGTTATGTTAATCTTTATAGTTTCCACATATAtcataaaactaatatttaaaaaaaaaataaaaacaagtaatttaagctaaatatttttcatattatttttaagcaaaTTTGCCTTGAAAGTGACGTGAAAGTATGTACGGAAAATGTTGGAGAAGTGAGGAGAAGAGTGAAGTGGGAAGGGATCACTTTTCCCTCCATTTCCCTTTAGAAAAGATACAAAGGGTCACTTATTTATCTCTTATCTcgattttacattttatatatatatatatatatatatatatatatatatatatatgattctattttaatattcgTTTTAATGGATTTTTAGTTTGTTAAGCGAGTTTaactaaaatcaaaatgaaatctgtatattatattgtatcattgattataatgagttttttcatctcttattctaataaaaatatatagaaccTTTAGAATTCATTTCTATTTTCAAGTTTCAttaatcaaatatcaaatttagcatacaataattaaatcaaataatttataatcaaataattcaatcattatattaaaaatagagaTTCATTTTAAGCTATTTTAAGTCACATGTTGAACCATAGGCCACATGTATCTCAAAATACTCGTTGACCtcaaaaataagtaaaagtgatcttattttattattacttttctaAAATCAATTCTTTAGTCTTTGATCTTTGATCTTTAAAAGGACAAAGAAGAATGCCagaattttagagagaaggtagaggaaACCTTTAGATCGAAATTCTAGAGACATgatgttttttgaaaaataaaactcgattaatagaaattttatttatagtcttgaccttttaataaaaaaaagaatcaagtTTCATCTTTAAAAATCACCATTCCTCTTATACTATTTTTCAAGTCCTTACACTCTTCCCAATAAGAAAAAGTGTGTGTGtatgtgcatgtgttcatgtgtgcatgtgtttgtgtgtggatgtgtttttgtgtgtgtttgttcgtgtgtgtgtgtgtattgtctgtgtgtgtctgttcGTTTATgggtgtgtgggtgtgtgtgtttctgtgtgtgtgtgagagtgTGTGACTCTaggtgtttgtgtgtgtgtgtgcgttcATTTGTGCACtcgtatgtatgtgtgtgtatgttcGCGTGCGCGTGCGTGTGTGTGGAGCACAACTTTTAAAAGAGTTATCCAGTTGTGTGAATATTGGCAAGTGTACTAAGTGAATTCTAGAATATCCTAATGAGGGTTATCGTATCCATAGGGATTTAACAATATATTGGTAGTttgctttttgatatttttgtataaGAATATTGTtaatagtatatattatatagattgAGTAGAGTGGATGTTATGATTCAATTTCATCTCATTCTCTTCCACTGCACCATTACTCATCTTCTCTATTCACTTATGCAAATCATTCAATGTCTTGGGAGTGCtctttaaatgtaaatatagaTCCATTCATGGCATCTAAGCTTAAGATCATCAAACTCTAGTATAATTCCTCAATGACTGTTTGAATGAATCACTTGCTTTAAGTGCAAGACTTTATAATCAACTAGAGCCTTAGATTTATTCCTTACATCTAAAAGTATGAGGAGAATTAGTTGACCACAACTTGAAACCAATTCCTACTCAATCTTAAGCTAGTGAAATAAAATGAGTACTAGGTTCATCCATcaacaaacataaattaattcgcaaataaattgaatgaaaaCATAGATAAATATCCAAAATATAGAAGTACAAATAATTAGAATTGATTACATCTAACTTCAACATGAGAGAGTTCAACTACTCATAGAATATTGCAATGCAATCccaacaatatttaaatataatatttataatgaaagcATCTCTTGAACCTCCAACACTGTATTCCTACTCTACTGCTACTATTTAATTCTTCACTCAATGCCTAAAAGAGGACATGAGGTTTGTATTTATAGATTGCCTAGGGCGGTGCTCCACTCCAATTTTGGCACTCAACTATAAAGGTTCCCTTTTATGCAGAGTTTTCTCTTAACCATCTTAAGTACTCAACACCATCTTATGGCTCAACTGCTAAAGTTACATCTTAAATCTTTGAAAATCACTTTTCTTAGCGATCAACGACACATTTTGGGCTCGAGCTGTAGCCATTTTTCCTTAAGTAGGTCCTTGAGAGTTTCTCCTTACGAGGGTTTCTTTAATTTCCTTTGTATTACTTAACATCGTTTTAGAGCTTACGTTGCACATCCttaaattctttgaaaatatttgcaAAAACACCACAAACACactaatttctttattttcttacttATCTAATCTTCATTTTGTAATCTAAAGTAAAAATGGTTGTGTACTTACAAAAGATTATCAATTAAAACATGGTAAGTCAAATTTATGTGGGAAATTAACGTTTTCTCGACACTTATCAAGGATTCTTTGTCGTAAGCTCAGATATGGTCCTTGGTCGAAGAACAAATGAAGGATGAGTGAGAAAACTTAGTGAAAAGTCAGAGAAGACGAAGAGAGAATGTTTAGAGAAATAATAAggtttataaaaatgaattttaaaataaagaaatatatttataatctttcattttaataataaaatactcaagtatcattttataaaagctttatttcTCTAAATTACTCTTTTTCTAAAcctttataaaagttatattccTTAGATGATGATCTAACTATATGATTAAAactccaataaaaaaatatccttATGATTACATACAAATAAAGATTTACTTTAAGTTATTTTGAGTCGCATGCATTGAACCATAAGACACATACAATTCTAAACCTTCATTGATctcaagaaagagaaaaataatgaacTTACTTTATCTTTAACTTAGATGATATATTGATAATGTTCTCGTTAGGATTATCTTATggttttttatattcaaatagaCTAAAAAGAGTATCAAAATTATAGAGAGAAAGTAAATGGAAGctttagataaaaaattataatttgatgatttttataaaatgaaattgaattaatagaaattttatttataattctgacattttattaataaaataattgagtttcaTCCTTAAACACTATCACtgttttaaaactattttcttgGTCTTACATTTAATCAtctaacaataaaaaagaattaaaaataatctaatattttttatttttgatttaaATAAACATGCTTTCTTTTTCATGGTTGTTGGTTTGATTTTAATATTGGCATGAAAGGAAAAGCTAAACAGTGATAAAATGCATAGACAAAAGAATGAATCATATTAAAAATGGGTAAATGATATACCGTGTCATTTTCTTGCACTACTATTTACtataaactattatatataatatttaattttatttttataataataatttttaaaatcatactaacaatatattttctttagaaTAATAGTGTACAACTTTTTAGACACAATACATATAAAAGATAACTAATATTCATAAGGTGTAAATGAACAAAAAACTTTAAACTTGGTTTGGAAGCAAGCTTAAAATTTAAACCACACGaaagaatattatttatatatccCATAGTGTGTGGTCAAATGAATCATATTACACAAATTATAATCATATGGTTGATGGCCTCGAAAAACATAGTGAACCAAAAGACTATGTATTAATGTCATTGGAGGGTCTTGCTCTGATTACAGTTTGACTATAAGTAATCAGTGATATCAAGCATGCAATGTGGTTGTAATTCAAGGATGACCTACTCAAAGTGGTTATAAATTTTGAAGTATTTTGGTCACCATATCtaggt harbors:
- the LOC108346311 gene encoding patellin-6; translation: MMDTASSPLSLQSQKTSFQDLPEASPKPYKKGFVATLMGGASTNPSFKEDNYFVSLLRSSEKKALQELKEKLKASFEDSPSDASMWGIPLLGGDDKADVILLKFLRARDFRVGDALHMLVKCLAWRKEFGADTILEEDLGFKELEGVIAYMQGYDKEGHPVCYNAYGMFKDKEMYERVFGDEEKLKKFLRWRVQVLERGIKVLHFKPGGVNSLIQVTDLKDMPKRELRVASNQILSLFQDNYPEMVARKIFINVPWYFSMLYSMFSPFLTQRTKSKFVISKEGNAAETLYKFIRPEDIPVQYGGLKRPSDLPNGPPKPASEFTIKGGEKVNIQIEGIEAGATITWDIVVGGWDLEYSAEFVPNAEGSYTIAVEKPRKMGASEEAIHNSFTSKESGKMVLSVDNTASRRKKVAAYRYVVRKSSTI